The Streptomyces sp. NBC_00236 DNA window CGCCGACGTCACCTGCGACGAGCAGCCAGTCGTCGTCGGACTCCGGCCGGATCGACTCGGTGATGCGCCGGTTCTCCGTATGGGTGACGTGCTGGTCGCTGAGCGCGAACAGCTTTCCGGGGGTCACGGAGGTCAGTCCTTCCATCGCGTTGAAGCCGGTTGATCGGACCGGTTCGGCCGATCGGGCTGCCCCGGCCGGCCGGACCGCTTCGGCTCATCAGACCGCTTCGGCCGTGGAGACCGCAAGGTGGAGGTCGACCGGAAGGTCCTGCCGACGCGTGATGTTGAGCTTGCGGTAGACGCGCGTCAGGTGCTGCTCGACGGTGCTGACGGTGATGTGCAGCTTCAGGGAGATCTCCCGGTTGGTGTAGCCGCTCGCCGCGAGAGTGGCCACCCGGCGCTCGGAGTCGCTGAGCTTCGTGTCGAGATCGGAGCGGAACTCCTCCGGGGCGCCGCGCCGGCGCATCCGGTCCTCCGGGCCGAGCTCCGGGCTGAACTCCTCGCACAGCGTCTCGGCACCGCACTCCCGGGCCAGGTTCCAGGCCCTGCGGATCACCGCGTCCGCACGGGCAGGCTCGGCGACCGCCCGCAGGGCGCGGCCCAGCTCCGCGAGTGAACGGGCCAGCTCCACCCGGTCGCCGGACCGGCCGAGCTCGTCGACCGACTGATTGAGCAGGGTGAGCCGCTGGCGCGGATCCGAGGTCACCGCGCGTAGACGCAGGCTGATTCCGCGCACCCAGGGCCGGCGCGCGTCCGGGTCGGCGAACTGCTGCTCCACGAGCGTCCTGGCCCGCTGGGTCTCACCGAGCCGGAACAGTACGTCGGCCGCGTCCGTGCGCCAGGGCAGCATCGCCGGCCGGTCCACGCCCCAGCTCCTGGCGAGCCGGCCCGCTTCCAGGAAGTCGCCCAGGGCGGCGTGAAGCTGATGCGTCGCCATCAGGTAGAGGCCGCGGGCGCGCAGGTAGGAGAGGCCGTGGGTGCTCTTGAACAGCGTGTCCGAGACGGGCTGGTGGAGCTGGCGCGCGACTGCCGCATGGTCCCCCATGAGGGTGCGCGCACGGATCAGGGTGGCGGTCGGGCTCCCGACGAACGCGCTGCTGCTCTGCTCCGGCAGGCAGTCGAGCGCCCGGCACGCGTACTCCTCGGCGGCGTGCAGATCGCTCAGGCGCAGCAGTACCGCCGCGAGAGCCGAGGAGAACAGGGCCTGCCAGGCGGGGGCCTTCTGCCGCTCGGCCTCGGCGATCAGCTCGCGGCAACAGGCGGCGGCCTGCTCCGGGTGACCGAAGTAGGCGAGGGAGCGCAGCGCCCGCATGACCGGTTCCAGCGTGTCGTCGGTGAGGACCGTCGTACGCAGGAAGCGTTCGGCGGCCGTGGTCTCCGTGCCGCTCTCGGTGCCGGGCGCGAGCCGTCCCTCCCCGGGCACTCGCGGAATCTCGGCCCGGGAGCCGGGCGCCCCGGCGTCCTCGTCCGGGCGGGGGCCGAATCCGGTGCGGTCCTGGCCCCCGGTGCTGCTCGCCACGGTCTCCCGGAGGATCCTGGACATCACCTCTCCCGCCTCGGCGACCCGGCCCTGGCAGGTGAGGAGTTCGGCCAGCGGTGCGAGGCGTTCCGCGGCCAGGCGGCCGGCGCGGA harbors:
- a CDS encoding AAA family ATPase, with amino-acid sequence MEFAERELEVRALRTALGECRGGAARIVVIEGAAGCGKSELIDSLAEWAAADDLILRAFGSPTERDLSLGLMRQLTGDAPPGALPEVSATPDGEPQVSAMREFQAALERLSSTTPVVISVDDVQHADSASLRYLQHIVRHSRATRMLLVLTTPLHQDSQDASFGTELLRSRNVRRIRLRRLTPEGCRRVAASSPGPTPREALSGELHAISGGNPLLLRALLEEYRSAPATTDAFRPEQGGLFGQAVLTCLRHSGPRMLDLGAALAVLGDAYTPERAGRLLGVPAFTAAQSVASLSASGILSGHRFPHPHTQRAVLDQVPAHVLAGLHLRTGELLYAEGESVTRVSGHLLTAAQLGGSLTALPWAVDVLREATEDLLTHGNPARATQALELAHELSRDEQQRADIKTRLAAVTWRVNPGRAEKHLSAPLAVLRAGRLAAERLAPLAELLTCQGRVAEAGEVMSRILRETVASSTGGQDRTGFGPRPDEDAGAPGSRAEIPRVPGEGRLAPGTESGTETTAAERFLRTTVLTDDTLEPVMRALRSLAYFGHPEQAAACCRELIAEAERQKAPAWQALFSSALAAVLLRLSDLHAAEEYACRALDCLPEQSSSAFVGSPTATLIRARTLMGDHAAVARQLHQPVSDTLFKSTHGLSYLRARGLYLMATHQLHAALGDFLEAGRLARSWGVDRPAMLPWRTDAADVLFRLGETQRARTLVEQQFADPDARRPWVRGISLRLRAVTSDPRQRLTLLNQSVDELGRSGDRVELARSLAELGRALRAVAEPARADAVIRRAWNLARECGAETLCEEFSPELGPEDRMRRRGAPEEFRSDLDTKLSDSERRVATLAASGYTNREISLKLHITVSTVEQHLTRVYRKLNITRRQDLPVDLHLAVSTAEAV